A window of Hippoglossus stenolepis isolate QCI-W04-F060 chromosome 16, HSTE1.2, whole genome shotgun sequence contains these coding sequences:
- the atxn7l3a gene encoding ataxin-7-like protein 3: protein MKMEDMPLSGPDNTKLEALVHDIYSELVEDACLGLCFEVHRAVKQGYFFLDETDQESMKEFEIVDQPGVDIFGQVYNQWKNKECECPNCKRLIAASRFAPHLEKCLGMGRNSSRIASRRLATNNNMNKSESDQEDNDDLNDNDWSYGAEKKAKKRKSDKNQNSPRRSKSLKHKNGDLGSSITSEPYKYNYNTGISYETLGPDEVRSLLTTQCGVISEHTKKMCTRSQRCPQHTDEQRRAVRVFLLGPSALSLPDADAVVESDNFELPDGQTLMSRLQWEDSPDISPTDSASSKASTNHSDSRKPKKKRTSLGLNSGGGSLTGGCSSSSGSSQSNINLSTKKKRPKLSAPSISSIYDDLN, encoded by the exons atgaaaatggagGATATGCCCCTGTCAGGCCCAGACAACACCAAGCTGGAG GCCTTGGTCCATGACATCTACTCTGAGCTGGTGGAAGATGCCTGTTTGGGTCTGTGTTTTGAAGTACATCGTGCTGTGAAACAGGGATATTTCTTCTTGGATGAAACGGACCAAGAGAGCATGAAGGAGTTCG AAATTGTGGACCAACCAGGAGTGGACATATTTGGGCAGGTTTACAACCAGTGGAAGAACAAAGAGTGTGAGTGTCCAAACTGCAAAAGACTGATAGCAGCTTCTCGCTTCGCTCCACACTTGGAGAAATGTCTCGGCATGGGACGTAACAGCAGTAGAATTGCCAGCCGCAG GCTAGccactaataataatatgaacaaATCAGAGAGTGACCAGGAAGACAATGATGACCTTAATGATAACGACTGGTCGTATGgggcagaaaaaaaag CCAAGAAGAGAAAGTCAGATAAG aATCAAAATTCCCCCAGAAGATCCAAATctctaaaacacaaaaatg GCGATCTCGGAAGCAGCATCACCTCAGAGCCTTACAAG TATAACTACAACACTGGCATCAGTTATGAAACATTAGGACCGGATGAAGTCAGATCCCTCTTAACAACA CAATGTGGGGTGATCTCCGAGCACACCAAGAAGATGTGTACCAG GTCTCAGCGATGTCCCCAGCACACGGACGAACAGAGGAGGGCCGTCAGGGTGTTCCTCCTGGGGCCGTCCGC GTTGTCGCTGCCCGATGCCGATGCAGTGGTGGAGAGCGACAACTTTGAGCTTCCAGATGGACAGACCCTGATGAGCCGCCTGCAGTGGGAAGACTCTCCTGATATCTCACCCACAGACTCTGCCTCATCGAAAGCCA GCACCAACCATTCAGACTCGAGGAAGccgaagaagaagaggacgtCTCTCGGTTTGAACAGCGGAGGAGGAAGTCTgactggaggctgcagcagcagcagcggcagctcTCAGAGTAATATCAACTTGTCGACCAAAAAAAAGAGGCCCAAACTCTCAGCACCTTCTATTTCAAGTATCTATGATGACTTAAACTAG